CCGCCGGCGACAGTGGCGTCGCCACCGTCGACACCGTCGCCCTGGATGCGCCGGCGCTCGTCGACGACCAGCACTTCGCCGAGGCGGTGACCGACCTCATCGACACCGACGTGGCGGTCGAGGACGAGGAAGGGCAGTCGGGCGACGACGTCGCCGCCCACGCCTCGTTCGTCCCGATGGCCGACGCCGCCGACGAATCCGAGACCGCCGACGCCCTCGACGATGAAGTGCACACCATCGTCCTCAACGTCGAGCGCGACGTGGTGGCCGCCGAGGCGTATGCCGATGACGAGGCTGATGCCCTCGTGGTCGCCGCGGATACCGCCGAGGAGCGCACCGCGGAAGTGACGCTGCACGTCGAGCCCGAGGTGGCCGACGAGGAGTCGCCCTACGCCGATGCCCCCGCTCCCGGCGGCACCGAGGCGCGTCCCATCCTGGCCGATGCCCCCGAGGCGCGCGACGCGTTAGGCGAGGCCATCGGCGATGCCCGTGCACGCCTGGCCTCGCCCGTCGGGGGGATCGAAGTCATCGCCGAACCGGCCGACGTCACCTCGCCTAACGACGAGGAGTCCATCGCCCTGGGCGACATCCTCGCCCTCCCGTCGCCCGGTGGCGAGGGGGAGCCGTCCGAGGGGGGAGCCGATCCCGCCGTGGCCGACGTCACGGAGGTCGCGCCGCGCCTGCGCCGCTACGCCATCCTCACCGCGCGCTATCGCCTGACCATCAAGGGCCCCGACCGCGGCAAGTGGGACGTCGAGATCACGCACGAGGCCGACGCCCCACTCGACACGGTCGAGCGCGTCGCGCGCGGCGTCGCCAAGCGCGCCGGCGAAGAATCGGACCCCGAGCACTTCTCCGCCGAGTCGCTGCAGGCGGCGCTCGCGGCCCCCGTGTGGGCCACGACGCCGTAGTCGAGGCGTTCAGCGCCTACCTGCGCGAGCACGGTCTCCCCGTGACCGCGCAGCGCGTGGCCATCGCCGACATCATGCTCCGCTCCGAGCGCCACCTGTCGGCCGACGACGTGGCGCTCGAACTGGCCACCCGCGAAAGCGGGATCGGCCTTGCGACCGTCTATCGCACCATCGACCTGCTGACCAAGAGCGGCCTCCTCGTCGAACGCGACTTCGGCGAGGGCTTTCGTCGCTACGAGCCCGCCCGCGACGTCCCGCATCACGAGCACCTGCTCTGTACCGTCTGCGGCAAGGTGCGCGAATTTCGCGACGAGCGCCTCGAGCGCATGACCACCCTCGTCGCCGAGGCCAACGGCTACGCCCGCCAGCGCCACCGGTTGGTGATCTACGGCGTCTGCGACGACTGTCAGCGTGGCGGCCAGCGGCTCCCCCCGCTCACCCCCACCGGCCGCGAGCGCTAGGTTGATGCGCGAGACGCCGAGACGGGGACGACGGCCGGTGAGGAACTGGTTTGCGTCGAGTGGACCTCGTCCTTCTGTCACGCACGCGCTCGTCACGACCGGTCTCGTCTACCGCTCTCTCCGTTATCCTGCGACATGACCCCTCCCTCAATCGGCCTCTTCGTCGCCTTCGGCGCGGGGCTGCTGTCGTTCCTTTCGCCGTGCGTCCTCCCGCTCATCCCGAGCTACATCACCTTCATCACGGGGCTGAGCTTCGATGACGTGACGTCGCGCAAGCGCACGGCGCTGGTGCACGGGCTGCTCTTCGTCCTCGGCTTCTCGCTGATCTTCCTCGCGCTCGGCGCCACCGCGACCGTGCTCGGCCGGGTGATGTTCTCGCAGCGCGACATGATCACCAAGGTGGGCGGGGTGATCATCATCATCTTCGGTTTGTACCTGGCGGGGGTGCTCAACATCGCCTTCTTCGCCCAGGAGCGCCGCATGCACCTGGCGGACAAGCCCGTGGGCTACCTGGGGACCGTCCTGGTCGGCATCGCCTTCGGCGCCGGCTGGACCCCCTGCATCGGCCCCATCCTCGGCTCCATCCTCATCTACGCCTCGAGCGAAGCCGACCTCCCCAAGGGGCTCATGCTCCTCAGCGCCTACTCGTTAGGGCTGGCGATCCCGTTCATCCTCTCGGCGCTCGCCGTCGACCGCTTCATGTCCTTCTTCCAGAAGTTCAAGAAGCAGATGCTCTGGATGCAGCGTGGCGCGGGGGTGCTGATGGTCATCGTCGGGATCCTCATGCTCACGAATCAGTTCACGATCCTCGCGTCGTGGCTGCAGCAGTTCACGCCGGACTTCATCCTCGAGCGGCTGTAGGCGAGGGCGGGCGGGGACACCCCGCCTCGTCCCAACGAGAGCTGGGGCCCATTTGTCCCACCCCTCGCGCCCACCCTCACCAAGCGAGCCTCCCCCCGTCTCCCCAAAAGCATGACACGGGGGTTCACGGAGGCATCACGGAGGTTCACGGCGGGAACGGCGGGTACGGCGGGTACGGCGGGTACGGGTACAGAGGGTACGGAGCGCACAGAGGAATCCCGCCTGCCCATGTTTTCCCCCGTGCCCCCCGTGAACCCCCCGTGAACCTCCGTGTCCCGCTCTTGATCGTTGCGCCGAACCCGAAGAAACCGCGCTAGTCCGCCGCCTCGACCGACTCCTCGATCTGCTGCCGCGCCAGCAACTCCCAGTACCGTCCGCGCGCCGCGATGAGCGTGTCGTGCACCCCTTCCTCCACCACGCGTCCGCCGTCCAGCACGATGATGTGATCCGCATCGCGGATCGCACTCGCGCGATGTGAGGCGATGATCGCCGTGCGCCCGCTCAATGCGTCGCGCAGCCCGTGCAGGATCGCCGCTTCGGTGTGCGTGTCGACAGCCGAGAGCGCATCGTCGAGGATCACGATCGACGGGCGGCGGGCGAGCGCCCGCGCGAGCGCGGCGCGCTGCTTCTGCCCCCCGGACAGGTTGATCCCGCGCTCACCGAGGACCGTGTCGAAGCCGCCGGGAAAGTCGCGAATCGTCGACGTGAGCTGCGCGACGTCGGCGGCCCAGTCCACCGCGGCATCGTCGCTCGTGCCATACGTGAGGTTCGACCGGATGGTATCGCTGAACAGCACCGACTCCTGCGGCACCACCCCCAGCTCGCGTCGCAGCGTGTCGAGCGACAGCGTTGATCGGGACGCCGTCCAGCAGGATCTCGCCCTCGGTCGGGTCCCACGCGCGTGACGAGGTCGATGAGCGCCGATCTCCCGCCCCCGTCGCACCGACGATCCCCAACGTCGCCCCGGCGGGCACGGTGAACGAGACGTGCCGAAAGACCCAGCGCGGTCCAGCGTCGCGGCGCTGGCGATCGTCTTCGAGGGGGGCGCGGGACGGGCTCGGTCGGCGGCCATTGTCGCGGAGATCGTCTCGCTCGTCGTCGGCACCAGCGGCGGCGGGGATAGGATACGCGAAACCGACGTCGCGAAACTCCAACGTCCGCCCGCCAGTCGTCGGAGGCAGGGCGCGTGGCTCCGGTGGCGATGTCACCTGTGGCATGGAGTCGAGCACCTGCTCCAGTCGCGCCATCGACGCACCCGCCCGCTGGAAGAGATTCGTCACCCAGCCCAGCGCGATGAGCGGCCAGACGAGCATCGTCAGGTA
The window above is part of the Gemmatimonadota bacterium genome. Proteins encoded here:
- a CDS encoding transcriptional repressor; this translates as MGHDAVVEAFSAYLREHGLPVTAQRVAIADIMLRSERHLSADDVALELATRESGIGLATVYRTIDLLTKSGLLVERDFGEGFRRYEPARDVPHHEHLLCTVCGKVREFRDERLERMTTLVAEANGYARQRHRLVIYGVCDDCQRGGQRLPPLTPTGRER
- a CDS encoding cytochrome c biogenesis protein CcdA produces the protein MTPPSIGLFVAFGAGLLSFLSPCVLPLIPSYITFITGLSFDDVTSRKRTALVHGLLFVLGFSLIFLALGATATVLGRVMFSQRDMITKVGGVIIIIFGLYLAGVLNIAFFAQERRMHLADKPVGYLGTVLVGIAFGAGWTPCIGPILGSILIYASSEADLPKGLMLLSAYSLGLAIPFILSALAVDRFMSFFQKFKKQMLWMQRGAGVLMVIVGILMLTNQFTILASWLQQFTPDFILERL
- a CDS encoding ATP-binding cassette domain-containing protein; protein product: MDWAADVAQLTSTIRDFPGGFDTVLGERGINLSGGQKQRAALARALARRPSIVILDDALSAVDTHTEAAILHGLRDALSGRTAIIASHRASAIRDADHIIVLDGGRVVEEGVHDTLIAARGRYWELLARQQIEESVEAAD